The following DNA comes from Ornithinimicrobium avium.
GCAGCCGGTCCTGCAGCGGGTGCGCCCCCTGGGCCATGGATCCTCCTGTAGGTCTGGTGTGGGACGGCCGCGCGCCGACGCCGACGCCAAGTCTGTCACTTCTCACCTCCTGCCCCGGACACCCGAGAGTCACCGCGTGGGGTGGTGGCGGTTAGAGTTGCGCACACCTGGACGGTCGCACAGAGTGTCCAGGTGATGCCGTCGGCGCAGAGCGTGCCGACGTCAACCCCCGAGGAGAGTGAGACTCATGCGTGGAAGCGGACTGATCTGGACGATCGTGGGCATCCTGCTCATCATCGCCCTGCTGATCTGGATCTTCTAGTAGGTCAACCTCACCCACAGCGCTGCCCCGGTCGCCGCCCAGCGCGGCACCGGGGCAGCGCGCTTCCCTGACAGGGATGTCCTGACCGGGACGGCTGGCGGGTCAGCCGCGCACGGCCCGCGCGACCCGCGGGCGGCCGTTGAGGTCGGCGTGGTCCTCGACCTGGCTCCAGGTCCCCTGTGCGGCCAGCGCGGCGCTCAGGCTCTCCCCCTGCACGTCGGCGTGCTCCATCAGCAGCACCCCGCCGGGACGCAGCAGCAGCGCGGCCCGCGCGGCCACCTGCAGCGGGACCTCCAGCCCGTCCTCGCCGCCGCCGTAGAGCGCCAGCTCCGGGTCGTGCTCGCGCACCTCGACGTCGACGGGGACCGCGTCGGGCGGGATGTACGGCGGGTTGGCGGTCACCACGTCGACCGCCCCCACCAGCTCGGGGAACGCCTCCTGCGCCCGCCCGAGCCGCAGGTCGACCGGCAGTGCGGTCCGCCGGACGTTGGTGACGGCATACCCGTGGGCCTTCGCGGACAGCTCCACAGCCCCCACGCGCGCGTCCGACCGCGCGCGTGCGACCGCGAGCGCCACCGCGCCGCTGCCGGTGCACAGGTCGACGACGGTGGGTCGCTCGACGCCCTCGAGCGCCTCCAGGGCCAGCCCGACCAGCACCTCGGTCTCCGGCCGCGGCACGAAGACTCCAGGGCCGACCGCCAGCTCCAGGCCGGCGAAGTGGGCGGTGCCGGTCAGGTGCTGCAGCGGCACCCGGGAGGCCCTGCGGCCCACCAGCTCCAGGTATGCCGTCCGCGCGCCGTCCTGGACGTCCTCACCCAGGACGCGGGCCCGGCGCACGTCGCCGAGGTCCCGGTCCAGGACGTGAGCGAGCAGGAGCTCGGCGTCGACCGCCGGACTGGGGACGCCGGCCTGAGCGAGGCTCGCGGTGGCCGTGCGCAGGAGCCGGTCGAGGGTCACGACCACCGGTCTGTCCTCACCCGTCGGCCACGTGGGCCAGCCGCTCGGCCTCGTCGGCGTCGACGGCCGACTGCACGACCGGGTCGAGGTCGCCGTCGAGGACGTGGTCGAGGTTGTAGGCCTTGTAGCCGGTGCGGTGGTCGGCGATCCGGTTCTCCGGGAAGTTGTAGGTGCGGATCCGCTCGCTGCGGTCGACCGTGCGCACCTGGCTGCGGCGCTGCTCGCTCGCGGCGGCCTGGGCCTCCTCGACGGCGATCTGGTGCAGCCGGGCACGCAGGACGCGCAGCGCGGACTCCTTGTTCTGCAGCTGGGACTTCTCGTTCTGGCAGGACACGACCAGCCCGGTAGGCAGGTGCGTGAGGCGCACCGCGGAGTCGGTGGTGTTGACCGACTGGCCGCCGGGGCCGGAGGAGCGGAAGACGTCGACCTTGAGGTCGTGCGGGTCGAGCTCAACCTCGCCCGGGTCGTCCAGGTCGGGCATCACCAGGACGCCCGCGGCCGAGGTGTGGATGCGGCCCTGGCTCTCGGTGACGGGGACGCGCTGGACGCGGTGCACCCCGCCCTCGTACTTCAGCCGCGCCCACGGCGCCTCGCCCGGGATCGGCGTGCCGGTCGCCTGGATCGCCACCCGCGCGTCCTTGTAGCCGCCCAGGTCGGAGGCTGTGGTGTCGAGGATCTCGGTACGCCAGCCGCGGCGCTCGGCGTAGCGCAGGTACATCCGCACCAGGTCGCCGGCGAACAGCGCCGACTCCTCGCCGCCCTCCCCCGCCTTCACCTCGAGGATCACGTCGCGGTCGTCGTCGGGGTCGCGCGGCACCAGCTGGCGGCGCAGGTGCTCGGCGGTCTGCGCCTCGGCCGCCTCCAGCCCGGGGACCTCCTCGGCGAAGGAGGCGTCCTCGGCGGCGAGCTCGCGGGCGGTGTCCAGGTCGTCGGAGACGCGCTCCCAGGCCCGGTAGGCGGCCACCGTCGGTCCGAGCGCGGCATACCGCTTGTTGAGACGCTTGAGCGCACTCGGGTCACCGTGCACCGCAGGGTCGGCCAGCTGCCGCTCGATGTCCGCGTGCTCGGCGAGCAGCGGGAGCGCTGAGGCGAAGTCCGAGGAGGACACGCCATACCCCTCTCGTGGTGGTCGGAAAAGGCGAACGCCGGTCCCGCGACCGTGAGTCGCGGGACCGGCGTGCCCAAGACTTACTTGGCGTCGGCCTTCTTGCCGTAGCGCTGCTGGAAGCGGGCGACCCGACCACCGGTGTCCATGAGCTTCTGCTTGCCCGTGTAGAACGGGTGGCAGTTGGAGCAGACGTCGGCGTTGATCTTGCCCGACGGGGCGGTGCTGCGGGTCGTGAACGACGCGCCACAGGTGCAGGTCACCTGGGTCTCGACGTACTCCGGGTGGATGTCCTTCTTCATGTCACTCCTGTAGGTGGTGTGTCCCCCGGGTCGGCATCGCCTGGTGCGCGCCGTGAACCGGTGGGCCGAGGGGAGATTCTGCCAGATGTGTGCGGCACGGACGAAAACGTCGTGCCGGAGGCTGGCATTCCCGGGGGACTCAGTCCTCGTCGTCCAGCCTGATCGAGGAGGTCTGCTGGACCTGGGTGAGGAACTCGTAGTTGTGCTTGGTCTTGCGCAGCCGGTCCAGGAGCAGCTCGAGTGCCTGCTGCTGGTCGAGCGCGGCGAGCACCCGGCGCAGCTTCCACATGACCTTGAGCTCCTCGGAGCCCATCAGGATCTCCTCGCGGCGGGTGCCGGAGGCGTTGACGTCCACGGCCGGGAAGATGCGGCGGTTGGCCAGC
Coding sequences within:
- the prmC gene encoding peptide chain release factor N(5)-glutamine methyltransferase; this encodes MVVTLDRLLRTATASLAQAGVPSPAVDAELLLAHVLDRDLGDVRRARVLGEDVQDGARTAYLELVGRRASRVPLQHLTGTAHFAGLELAVGPGVFVPRPETEVLVGLALEALEGVERPTVVDLCTGSGAVALAVARARSDARVGAVELSAKAHGYAVTNVRRTALPVDLRLGRAQEAFPELVGAVDVVTANPPYIPPDAVPVDVEVREHDPELALYGGGEDGLEVPLQVAARAALLLRPGGVLLMEHADVQGESLSAALAAQGTWSQVEDHADLNGRPRVARAVRG
- the rpmE gene encoding 50S ribosomal protein L31, with the protein product MKKDIHPEYVETQVTCTCGASFTTRSTAPSGKINADVCSNCHPFYTGKQKLMDTGGRVARFQQRYGKKADAK
- the prfA gene encoding peptide chain release factor 1, translating into MSSSDFASALPLLAEHADIERQLADPAVHGDPSALKRLNKRYAALGPTVAAYRAWERVSDDLDTARELAAEDASFAEEVPGLEAAEAQTAEHLRRQLVPRDPDDDRDVILEVKAGEGGEESALFAGDLVRMYLRYAERRGWRTEILDTTASDLGGYKDARVAIQATGTPIPGEAPWARLKYEGGVHRVQRVPVTESQGRIHTSAAGVLVMPDLDDPGEVELDPHDLKVDVFRSSGPGGQSVNTTDSAVRLTHLPTGLVVSCQNEKSQLQNKESALRVLRARLHQIAVEEAQAAASEQRRSQVRTVDRSERIRTYNFPENRIADHRTGYKAYNLDHVLDGDLDPVVQSAVDADEAERLAHVADG